TTGATAATGAATGTACCGTTGTCGGTCATTACCGGCACATCGGTCATGAAGATTTCCTGTTCCTTGTCAGAATCAAAGGTCTTGTTCTTAAGAACTACGGTTGCACGCAGTGGCGCTTCGTAGGTTCGCTTATTTTCCTTCGCGAATTCTGGTGAGTACTTTGGCGCACCCATCTCATATTTTTTAAAGGCAAGTTCAAACTTCTTCTCTGAATAGTCTGCAATTGGAGAAAACTCCTTGAAGATTTCCTTAAGTGCAGTCTCAACAAACCACGTGTAGCTTTCACGCTGTGGCTCAATGAGGTCTGGAAGCGGAATACGTGGCGCAGCCGCTTTTTCAAAGCGTCGCTGTGGCCAGTGTCCCACTGACAGTTCGGTAACATCCTGTTTGCTCATAGCTAACTGAAGTTATTGTAATAATTTGGAAAGACAGCAGAAAAATCGCGCCTGAAGCGCTCTTGTTTCACTTTGTTTGTCTACCCGATGAATAAAAACATCACTATTGTGATTTACACACCACTACCTGCCTTTGTGAACATCCAAAACACAAAAACGACGAGAAAGTGCTTTCTTTACCCCCGCGGATATGAATCTCACCACCCAAAACTCATTCGAGATCGCATGACTGCGTTTGTGCCGGCAGTATACAGGAGGCGGCAAAATATGCAAGCATATTTTGCCGCCTTTACTTGACTTTTGCTTCTTACAAGGCATTATGCCTCCAGCTTTGTTCACAAAAGGAGACCCAACCATGCGTTGCTATTCATATGATGAATGGCCCCGTATCGCGGGAATGCTGGAGAACGGCTGGTACTTGATTGCTCTGTCACGTAAGTCATATGTGCAAGATAACCACCGTTTTGTCACATACCCCAAAGGGGAACGATTGTTCTATCTTCACAAAAGCAATGGTCAGTGTACGTACCGCACACTGGCTCTCGATGACATGGAAAAAGCCACCGACAAACGCCCTCGTCCCCGACGCGACTTTCGCGACATCGTCTGCATCGGCTTTAAAAAACAATCAGAACTCCAGTACTTTTTTTTGAAAAAATTTGTAATAAAAAAGGCCTGAGCGCATGCGCTCAGGCCTTTTCTGCTCTCATTACCTTAAAATCTGAAACTGTCCCACAAACGGTAATGGCTTCATGCGATCATGGTACGCATTATATGCCCCAAACACAGCCAACGCCAAGATTACCAAATTCAACACCTGATACACCATATAACCAAGGGACATAAGCATGACAAACAGGAAATTATGCAAAATAGAAGCTGCCACTACTACCACCAACAACACTAGCTGCTGATTGGCATGAAAACGTACGTACGGTACATTTTTTGTCTTATCATCAAGCAGTGGCAAGAAAAACAAAAATGGCAGAATATAGCCGAGTATAGCAAAAGTGCGATACTGCTCTACTCCAGACACCGTCCCGACTTCAGGAGCTGTTGTGTGCTCGGTTGTTGATGCTTCTGAATCCGTCTGTTTAGACTGCTCTGTGTTTATGTTTGGTTCCATAGTCTTCTTATCTTAGAAAATAAACCTCATCCTTCTATGCTAGCACGATTATTCTCGTACTTGTCGGCGTTTTTCAATCTCAGCGTGATTGCCGTTTAAAAACACTTCCGGTACTTTGTACTTTTTCTTTTTATACTCAATCACTTCCGGCCTGGTGTACGATTCACCAGTAGTCGCCCGACCATCCTCAAGCGATTCGATGTCGCCAAGTACACCAAGAATCTGCCGCGATGTCGCATCAATAATGGACAGCGCTGGTAGTTCACCACCCGTCAGTATGTAGTCGCCCACACTCACCTCTTCGGCTTTGAGTGCACTAAGGACACGAGCATCAATTCCTTCGTAGCGACCAGAAATCAATACCACGTGGTCGTACTTTTTCGCGTACTCTTTGGCGCGGGCCTGGTCGAAGACTTGCCCGCGCGGCGACATAACGAGCGTCTTGATTTTCTTTTTGTCTTGCTTGCGCCCCACCGCTTTTTCCCAGGCCTTGATAACCGGCTCGGCCTTCATCACCATACCTGGCCCACCACCGTAGGGCTTATCATCGACTTTATGATGCTTATCTTTGGTATAGTCGCGCGGGTTGTAGTATTTCACCTCAATCTTCTTGCCGCGATGTTTTGCCCCTTTTCCCTTTTCGGTCTTTTGCGCACGGCCAAGTACACTCGCGTCCGTGTACGCCCGACACACTTCTGGAAATAATGTAATGACGTGAAATTGCATAGAAAAATCCTAGCACAGAAAAAGCGCCGCGCCCACTCGACCTAATTTTTAGGAAGTTCACAACCATAAATAATGTGAGTGCTTGTGCGCGTGGTTGTGGCGCTTTTCATATTACATTTGAGGTTTCCTCAAGACTATAAGCTGAGTAAAGTTCGCGAAGAACACACCACAAGAGTATTTCCATTTTTATAGTCGGAACAAGTCCTCCTTAAAAACCAGGTCACAAAAAAGACCCGAGTAGGACAACTGTCCAGTGCGGGCCTTTTCGAAGTTCGACAAAGAAATTTGCAGCTTAAATCTTGAGGTCGTCGATTGCCTCATCGAGTGACTTAGGCGCAGCAGCAGGATTATCTTCCTGCATTGCGTCAGCCATTTCACGACTCATTCCTTTTCCACCTTCCGGTTCGTTAATCTTAAGATTAACGCGAGCATCGTGCTTCATACCAACAACGCGAAGGAGTGTGCGGATTGCTTTCGCGGTGTTGCCCGAGCGACCGATAATCTTTCCCATATCATCCGCGTGAACATCAAGCGTGAGAAGCACTCCCATTTCGTCAACGGTCCGGTTGATAGAAACTGCTTCTGGGCGATCAACCAACGCTTTTACAAGATTTTCGAGAAACTGCTTGTCTTCGTGCGTATCCATACATCAATTTTGGCTATACTGTTAAGCTACCGTCACGGAATGTAACGTGCTACTAAAATCATACGCAAGCAAATGCACGACGTCAATACGACACCGTGCATTATAGGAGTTTGCGTATGCGAGAAATTAGTCCTTCTTCTCTTCTTCGGCTGGTGCTTCTTCTGCAGTCTCTGCAGCCGGAGCTTCTTCAGCTGGTGCAGCTGCTTCTGCAGCCTTAGCTGCTTCAGCTTCAGCAGCAGCCTTTTCAGCTTCTGCCTTGGCAGCCGCTTCTTCTTCAGCGCGCTTTAGCGCTTCTTCATCGATAATTGGTGACTTCTTAGGAAGAACGTTAATCTTCTTACCTTCAATCACTTTCTGTCCAACGAGGATGTTGTGCACAGTATCAGATGGCTGTACGCCCTTGGCGAGCCATTCCTTTGCCTTTGCAGCATCAATTTGAACGTGATTCATCTTTGGGTTGTACGAACCAAGGCGGTCGACATGCTTGTCGCTCTTCGGGCCAGTTCGCTTATCGGTAACCACAATACGATATGAAGGATCGTTGCGGCGGCCGATTCGTTGTAAACGCATCATTAACATAGTGGCGCTAGCATAGCAAATTAATAGTTTTCGTCAATAGTTTAGCCGCGAGTACGCAAGACATCCTTGGCTTCAACCCGCAACTCAGTGTTCCCAACTGTGACTAGCCGTTCTAACATTGCCTGATCAGTGATTTCTCCAGCCTTTAACTTTTCTATCAATTTATCTATTGCAGCATATCGAACCTGCGAAGCTCGTGCAATTTTCCCATTTTCCACTAAGTCAATCATGGCACCATCACTCAAAGTTTCACCGACAATCATCTGAACTATCGCAGTTCCTGCCATCTCTTTTACACCTAAGTGCATTTTGGGAGTCTCAAGAATCAGGCTTAAGGATTTAAAATCTTCATCGCTAATCAAGTCAAGTACTGCGCTTTCGAGTACTCGGCCCGCCTCCCTGCGCTCACGCGTGCCAGGCTCAGCAACAGTCCATGCATTAACCATTTTCACCACCTCTTCATCGGGGCCCAATAATTCAGCTGGAGCTGAAGAAAAATTTTCTTGAT
The nucleotide sequence above comes from Candidatus Nomurabacteria bacterium. Encoded proteins:
- the trmD gene encoding tRNA (guanosine(37)-N1)-methyltransferase TrmD: MQFHVITLFPEVCRAYTDASVLGRAQKTEKGKGAKHRGKKIEVKYYNPRDYTKDKHHKVDDKPYGGGPGMVMKAEPVIKAWEKAVGRKQDKKKIKTLVMSPRGQVFDQARAKEYAKKYDHVVLISGRYEGIDARVLSALKAEEVSVGDYILTGGELPALSIIDATSRQILGVLGDIESLEDGRATTGESYTRPEVIEYKKKKYKVPEVFLNGNHAEIEKRRQVRE
- a CDS encoding KH domain-containing protein produces the protein MDTHEDKQFLENLVKALVDRPEAVSINRTVDEMGVLLTLDVHADDMGKIIGRSGNTAKAIRTLLRVVGMKHDARVNLKINEPEGGKGMSREMADAMQEDNPAAAPKSLDEAIDDLKI
- the rpsP gene encoding 30S ribosomal protein S16; this translates as MLMMRLQRIGRRNDPSYRIVVTDKRTGPKSDKHVDRLGSYNPKMNHVQIDAAKAKEWLAKGVQPSDTVHNILVGQKVIEGKKINVLPKKSPIIDEEALKRAEEEAAAKAEAEKAAAEAEAAKAAEAAAPAEEAPAAETAEEAPAEEEKKD